A window from Candidatus Bathyarchaeota archaeon A05DMB-5 encodes these proteins:
- a CDS encoding helix-turn-helix transcriptional regulator, whose protein sequence is MNRKVVLSDELRNFVESRLKVNLEGIEETLRQIFQKQELSIEDLKETMQSLEESFTLLSQKWNLQILYILFLKNAANFGELKRILGVNSRTLSDKLKILVQTRCVQRTVEEGPPLKVKYSLTKLGYNTILLALPFLYYASGHLT, encoded by the coding sequence ATGAACCGTAAGGTAGTCTTAAGCGACGAACTCCGCAACTTCGTAGAATCCCGCCTAAAAGTAAACCTCGAAGGCATAGAAGAAACTCTTCGCCAAATATTCCAAAAGCAAGAGCTAAGCATTGAAGACTTAAAAGAAACAATGCAAAGCCTCGAAGAAAGCTTCACTCTTTTATCGCAGAAGTGGAATCTTCAAATCCTCTACATACTCTTCCTCAAAAACGCCGCAAACTTCGGAGAACTGAAAAGAATCTTAGGCGTCAACTCACGCACCTTATCAGATAAACTGAAAATTCTGGTGCAAACCAGATGCGTCCAAAGAACAGTTGAGGAAGGACCGCCATTAAAAGTGAAATATTCGCTTACGAAATTGGGCTATAACACAATTTTGCTTGCTCTTCCATTCCTTTACTACGCCAGCGGACATCTCACCTAA
- a CDS encoding radical SAM protein codes for MSTKQEAEKFETHSTSICPECLKRIPMRIYEENNIIYLEKTCPEHGKFDDIYWGDAELYKWFYDKWYNEKYVGTGLENPHTKTVNECPFDCGICPKHRTATILGIIDITNRCNLACPVCFAYAGAANYVYEPSYEQIVDMMKLLRANRPWACNALQFSGGEPTVRNDLPDLIREAKKAGISHVEVNTNGLRIAADVDYFKKLLDAGLSTLYLQFDGLREEIYKKTRARADLVPVKQKVIENARTLGLDSVVLVVTLAKGVNDKDLGAIVDYTIKNHDVVRCINIQPISMAGRARKDELRKMRITIPDTMKLIEEQTNGVVSRWDWRPVNWPVPVSKGMGAIKGKVYPEFTMHPMCGAATFLVVEKDGSFKPVMDYVDVDKFADVFWSVYYSGVKGKKTIAKMKMLKLLPMAKSSLVGRLIRDVITKGSYEALGDFMRRIVMIGIMHFQDVWNFDLDRVQKCAIHYATPDGKIRSFCTYNSIHRPNVEKQFAIPISEWTKKTGKKINESA; via the coding sequence ATGTCAACCAAGCAAGAAGCAGAAAAATTTGAAACCCATTCAACAAGCATATGTCCAGAATGCCTCAAAAGGATTCCAATGAGAATCTACGAGGAAAACAACATAATCTACTTAGAAAAAACCTGCCCTGAACATGGAAAGTTTGACGACATTTACTGGGGCGACGCTGAACTTTACAAATGGTTCTACGACAAATGGTACAACGAAAAGTATGTGGGCACTGGTTTAGAGAACCCACACACCAAAACAGTTAACGAGTGTCCATTCGACTGCGGAATCTGCCCAAAACACAGAACAGCCACAATTTTAGGCATAATCGACATTACAAACAGGTGCAATCTGGCTTGTCCAGTCTGTTTTGCTTACGCTGGAGCCGCAAATTATGTTTATGAACCTTCTTACGAGCAGATTGTTGACATGATGAAGCTTTTAAGGGCTAATCGCCCATGGGCTTGCAACGCGCTGCAGTTTAGCGGTGGTGAACCAACAGTTAGGAACGATTTGCCAGATTTGATTAGGGAAGCAAAAAAGGCGGGAATAAGCCATGTTGAGGTTAACACTAACGGGTTGCGCATTGCCGCAGATGTTGATTACTTCAAGAAGTTGTTAGACGCTGGGTTAAGCACGCTTTACTTGCAGTTTGACGGCTTAAGAGAAGAAATTTACAAGAAGACACGTGCAAGAGCAGACCTTGTTCCAGTCAAACAGAAAGTTATAGAGAACGCGAGAACGCTTGGGTTGGATTCGGTTGTTTTGGTTGTCACCTTGGCAAAGGGCGTTAACGACAAGGATTTAGGCGCTATAGTAGATTACACAATTAAAAACCATGATGTTGTACGGTGCATTAACATTCAGCCGATTTCAATGGCTGGCAGAGCCAGAAAAGACGAGCTTAGAAAGATGCGCATCACAATACCGGACACCATGAAACTGATTGAGGAGCAGACTAACGGCGTTGTTTCGCGCTGGGATTGGCGACCAGTTAACTGGCCTGTTCCAGTCTCCAAAGGCATGGGTGCAATAAAAGGTAAGGTTTATCCGGAGTTTACGATGCATCCCATGTGCGGTGCGGCGACTTTTCTTGTTGTTGAAAAGGATGGTTCTTTCAAACCTGTAATGGATTACGTGGATGTTGACAAGTTCGCTGACGTGTTCTGGAGCGTTTACTATTCTGGTGTTAAAGGCAAAAAGACAATTGCAAAGATGAAGATGCTGAAGCTTTTGCCCATGGCCAAATCAAGTCTCGTTGGCAGATTAATCAGAGACGTGATAACAAAGGGAAGCTACGAGGCTTTAGGCGATTTCATGCGCAGAATAGTTATGATAGGAATAATGCACTTCCAAGACGTTTGGAATTTTGATTTAGACCGTGTTCAGAAATGCGCAATTCATTATGCCACGCCAGACGGCAAGATACGCTCATTCTGCACCTACAACAGCATACATAGACCCAACGTGGAAAAACAATTCGCAATACCAATCAGCGAATGGACAAAGAAAACAGGCAAAAAAATCAACGAATCAGCATAA
- a CDS encoding long-chain fatty acid--CoA ligase: protein MEKPWFKFWPEKVRKHIDYPEIPLFEFLRKTAEKYPFKTALVYFHREITYKELDLLTDKFATALDSLGVKKSDKVAIFLPNVPQFIIAYYGAIKIGAIATAISPLYKEREVEHQLNDSEAETIVVLDLLYPIIEKVWSKTKLKHVIVTGLKDYMPKATAVLGSLLKKIPQQKVERKPNVYFFTELINKYEAKPPSVEINPKEDLVALQYTGGTTGTSKGAMLTHMNLVSNALMCAEWLQGDEAEETFLAVLPLFHIYGMTTGMNAPIHLAGRIVLLPRFDPVSTFKAIQNYRVTVFCGAPTMYAMLLAHPDLKKYDCTSVRFCISGSAPLPPEVQKKFMEVTGGVLVEGYGLTESSPVTHCNPLDKSMKTVKIGSIGIPWPDTDAKIMDLETGEKELAPGEIGELVVKGPQVMKGYWKMPEETAEVLRNGWLYTGDIGKIDEDGYFYITDRKKDLIKYKGYSVYPRELEDVLYEHPAVKLCGVIGKPDPVAGEIPKAFIVLKEGKTATEKEIMDFVNEKVAPYKAIREVEFRTELPMTLVGKVLRRVLQEEEKQKLAKT from the coding sequence TTGGAAAAACCATGGTTCAAATTCTGGCCGGAAAAAGTCCGCAAACACATAGATTATCCCGAGATTCCGCTTTTCGAGTTTTTGCGAAAAACCGCAGAAAAGTATCCTTTCAAAACTGCGCTGGTTTATTTTCATAGAGAAATTACCTACAAAGAATTGGACTTGTTGACCGACAAGTTTGCGACAGCCCTTGACAGTTTAGGCGTGAAAAAAAGTGACAAAGTGGCTATTTTCTTGCCGAATGTTCCTCAGTTCATAATTGCCTATTATGGTGCGATTAAGATTGGTGCAATTGCGACTGCGATAAGCCCGCTGTATAAAGAGCGTGAAGTGGAGCATCAACTGAACGATTCAGAAGCCGAAACCATAGTTGTTTTGGACTTGCTTTATCCGATTATAGAAAAGGTTTGGAGCAAAACCAAACTGAAGCATGTTATTGTGACGGGTTTAAAGGATTACATGCCTAAGGCTACAGCAGTGTTAGGCAGTTTGCTCAAGAAGATTCCGCAGCAAAAAGTTGAGCGCAAACCCAACGTTTACTTCTTCACAGAACTAATAAACAAGTATGAAGCGAAACCGCCGAGTGTGGAGATTAACCCGAAAGAGGATTTGGTGGCGCTTCAATACACTGGCGGCACAACGGGCACTTCGAAAGGCGCGATGTTGACACATATGAATTTGGTTTCGAACGCTCTCATGTGTGCCGAGTGGCTTCAAGGCGACGAGGCTGAAGAAACTTTTCTTGCCGTATTGCCGCTCTTTCACATTTACGGCATGACAACTGGCATGAACGCGCCAATTCACTTGGCTGGAAGAATCGTTTTGCTTCCGCGATTCGACCCAGTAAGCACTTTCAAGGCTATTCAAAATTACCGAGTTACAGTGTTCTGTGGTGCGCCAACAATGTACGCTATGCTTTTGGCTCATCCGGACCTGAAGAAATATGACTGCACTTCTGTGCGTTTCTGCATTTCTGGTTCGGCTCCGCTTCCGCCTGAAGTTCAAAAGAAGTTTATGGAAGTGACTGGCGGCGTCTTGGTTGAAGGCTATGGCTTGACTGAATCGTCACCAGTCACACACTGTAACCCGCTTGACAAGTCGATGAAAACCGTGAAGATAGGCTCTATTGGCATTCCTTGGCCTGACACGGACGCGAAGATTATGGATTTGGAAACTGGAGAGAAAGAGCTTGCGCCTGGCGAGATTGGCGAGTTGGTGGTTAAGGGTCCGCAGGTGATGAAGGGCTACTGGAAAATGCCCGAAGAAACCGCTGAAGTTCTTCGCAACGGGTGGCTTTACACTGGTGACATTGGTAAGATAGATGAGGATGGCTACTTCTACATTACTGACAGAAAAAAGGACCTTATCAAATACAAGGGATACAGCGTTTATCCAAGAGAGCTTGAAGATGTGCTTTATGAGCATCCAGCCGTGAAACTGTGCGGAGTGATAGGTAAACCAGACCCCGTTGCAGGCGAAATTCCAAAAGCTTTCATTGTGCTAAAAGAGGGAAAAACAGCGACGGAAAAGGAGATTATGGATTTTGTGAACGAAAAAGTGGCGCCTTACAAGGCGATAAGAGAAGTGGAGTTTCGAACAGAACTGCCGATGACGTTAGTGGGCAAGGTTCTCAGAAGAGTGCTACAAGAAGAAGAAAAACAAAAACTAGCAAAAACCTAG
- a CDS encoding alpha/beta fold hydrolase yields the protein MKTETVWIECADAKLYGKLYIPNAVPAPAVLICHGLNAQGSNGLRLYARLAENACKEGFVALLFDFRGVGKSTGKFDYGIGEQQDVKCALNYLASRPEVAPNKIFVVGHSLGGAVSLCALQNETRVKGLVLWSTPKNHNYNVRKFIRRTRGTLGLYAFLAFSRIDKVLDISRLLNLEVYGVKLRPRDVREKLMKLNECEAASKLRNIPLLVVIGEKDNIVGVDEAEEIYRSANEPKSLLTINGADHIYKGKEQELIAKTVDWIKKVGQ from the coding sequence GTGAAAACCGAAACAGTTTGGATAGAATGCGCTGATGCGAAGCTTTACGGCAAACTTTACATTCCAAACGCTGTGCCCGCACCAGCCGTGCTTATCTGCCACGGACTCAACGCTCAAGGCTCGAATGGTCTAAGACTTTATGCCCGATTGGCTGAAAATGCCTGCAAAGAAGGGTTCGTGGCTTTACTTTTTGATTTTCGCGGAGTTGGAAAGAGCACTGGAAAATTTGATTACGGCATCGGCGAACAACAAGACGTTAAATGCGCATTAAACTATTTGGCTTCGAGACCAGAAGTCGCTCCGAACAAGATTTTTGTTGTTGGACACAGTTTAGGCGGTGCCGTTTCACTTTGTGCCTTGCAAAATGAGACCCGAGTTAAGGGACTCGTGTTGTGGTCAACGCCGAAAAATCACAACTACAACGTTAGAAAATTCATAAGGCGAACAAGAGGAACACTGGGTTTGTACGCTTTTTTGGCATTTTCGCGAATAGATAAGGTTTTAGACATTTCAAGATTGCTTAATTTGGAAGTTTATGGAGTTAAGCTGCGTCCACGGGATGTTCGAGAAAAACTTATGAAATTGAATGAGTGCGAAGCCGCCTCAAAACTTCGTAATATTCCGTTGCTCGTGGTAATAGGCGAAAAAGACAACATTGTAGGCGTGGATGAAGCAGAAGAAATCTACCGCTCAGCCAACGAACCAAAAAGCCTACTGACAATAAACGGTGCAGACCACATTTACAAAGGAAAAGAACAAGAGCTAATTGCTAAAACCGTTGATTGGATAAAAAAAGTTGGGCAGTAA
- a CDS encoding Zn-ribbon domain-containing OB-fold protein, with product MASMPSIKSREIKIVQDIPISKTLKFWEGLKEGKIYATKCHKCGRLYFPPSADCSECLCSEMDWIELSSEAEIETFTHVVFRPTSFCEYKPYTVAIGKLKEGVQVLAWLTGFKLSQIKVGMKVKLVAKTSQERNPTYEFVPPETQ from the coding sequence ATGGCGTCTATGCCTTCGATAAAATCGAGAGAAATTAAAATTGTGCAAGACATACCCATAAGTAAGACTTTGAAGTTTTGGGAAGGCTTGAAAGAAGGAAAAATCTACGCAACCAAATGCCACAAGTGTGGACGGTTATATTTTCCGCCTTCTGCCGATTGTTCAGAGTGCTTATGTTCTGAGATGGACTGGATTGAGCTGAGTAGCGAAGCTGAAATCGAAACGTTCACGCATGTAGTTTTTAGACCCACTTCTTTCTGCGAATACAAGCCTTACACTGTGGCTATTGGAAAGTTGAAAGAAGGCGTCCAAGTGCTTGCGTGGCTCACTGGGTTTAAGCTGTCGCAAATCAAGGTTGGAATGAAAGTCAAACTTGTCGCGAAAACTTCGCAGGAAAGAAACCCAACATACGAGTTTGTCCCACCTGAAACACAATAA
- a CDS encoding thiolase domain-containing protein, whose translation MRKVAVIGVGNSKFGVRNDVNIAELAFEAVKPSLEDAGITAKDIEFVALGSTGAGAWYEELLPAVVSAEYCGLTKAGLTRCEAACASGSAAFFTAYAAVASGQAEIAMALGVEKMREIDSPTAMEWIGRAGYYLWEFHNFGLTFPAYYALYANAHMAKYGTTEEDLALVAVKNHKYATMNPIAHLQNKIAVDDVLSSMVIASPLKLFDCCPMTDGSASVIVASEEKVKELKVDTPVWVAGIGYASGTANMSKRRDYVGLEASVLASQMAYKIAKVTPNQIDVAEVHDCFTIAEILAYEDIGLCAKGEGAKLIREGQTEIGGKIPVNVDGGLKAKGHPIGTTGCSMIYEITKQLREEATEKSRQVPLKNYVALAHNVGGTGHYCYVTILRR comes from the coding sequence GCAGAATTGGCTTTCGAAGCCGTTAAGCCCTCACTTGAAGATGCGGGCATAACAGCAAAAGACATAGAATTCGTCGCTTTAGGCTCCACAGGCGCAGGAGCATGGTATGAAGAGCTTCTTCCAGCGGTCGTTTCCGCCGAATATTGTGGGTTAACAAAGGCTGGCTTAACCCGTTGCGAAGCAGCATGCGCAAGTGGCAGCGCCGCGTTTTTCACCGCTTATGCAGCGGTAGCAAGTGGACAAGCTGAAATTGCCATGGCTCTTGGAGTTGAGAAAATGAGGGAGATTGATTCTCCGACGGCTATGGAGTGGATTGGGAGGGCTGGCTATTACCTTTGGGAGTTTCACAATTTTGGGTTGACATTTCCAGCGTATTATGCGTTGTATGCAAATGCGCACATGGCTAAGTATGGCACAACCGAGGAAGATTTGGCGTTAGTAGCTGTCAAGAACCATAAATACGCGACGATGAACCCGATTGCGCACCTGCAAAACAAAATAGCAGTTGATGATGTGCTCTCTTCTATGGTTATAGCGTCGCCTTTGAAACTTTTTGATTGTTGTCCCATGACGGACGGTTCTGCTTCTGTTATTGTTGCGTCTGAAGAAAAAGTTAAGGAGCTGAAAGTTGACACGCCAGTTTGGGTTGCCGGCATAGGATACGCTTCTGGAACGGCGAACATGAGCAAAAGGAGAGATTACGTGGGACTCGAAGCCAGCGTTTTAGCGTCGCAAATGGCATACAAAATCGCAAAAGTAACGCCAAACCAAATTGACGTAGCGGAAGTTCACGACTGCTTCACAATAGCTGAAATACTCGCCTACGAGGACATTGGATTATGCGCTAAAGGCGAAGGCGCCAAGCTAATCCGTGAAGGACAAACAGAGATAGGCGGAAAAATCCCAGTGAACGTTGACGGAGGCTTAAAAGCCAAGGGACACCCAATCGGCACGACCGGCTGCTCAATGATTTACGAGATAACAAAACAGCTTAGAGAAGAAGCCACTGAAAAGTCAAGACAAGTGCCATTGAAGAATTATGTTGCTTTGGCCCACAATGTAGGCGGAACGGGACATTATTGTTATGTGACAATTTTGAGGAGATGA